The region AAAAGCGTGAATACTGTTGATGGTGGAAATAGATTACGCCTGTTTAACAGAGTTATTTAACTGCAATGACGCTAAGGAAATGCCTAAAACGTGATCTCCGCTGGGAAAGCGACATTAACAGCGCTATAACAAGATCGGGATCGCATTTTTACGCTTTGCACATCCAGGAAGGATGTAAAAAAAGTGTCACGACCAGACCGCTATGATGTCCCCAGGAGCAGCACCCTGAATTGGCGGTGCTTTTATAACAGCAATAAGGAGAAGCACGATGTCACTCACCCGCTGGCAACAACGCTACGAGAACTGGCTGCAGCAAAACTGGCTGCACGATGATAAAGCCCATGATATCGCGCACCTGCGTCGTGTCTGGATGAGCGCCACGCGCATCATGCAGCACAGTGCAGCCGATCCTATGGTGGTCCTCACCGCCTGTTACTTCCATGACGTGGTTAACCTTCCCAAAAACCATCCAGAGCGCCATCTGGCTTCCACCTATGCGGCTGAAGAGACACGCCGAATTTTGCAGCAGGACTTTCCGGACTTCCCACAGGAATTGCTCGAGGGTGTCGCCCATGCTGTCCAGGCGCACAGTTTCAGCGCACGCATCACGCCACTGACATTGGAAGCAAAAATTGTTCAGGATGCCGATCGCCTCGAGTCTTTAGGTGCTATCGGCCTCGCACGCGTTTTCTACACGGCCGGGGCGTTGGGCCGTCCGCTGTTTGACAGTGAAGATCCATTAGGAAAAGAACGTGAATTAGACGATGTGAAATGGACGTTGGACCACTTCCAGAAGAAACTTTTACGCTTGCCCGAAACCATGCAAACCGAAGCGGGGCGCCTGCTGGCGGAGCATAATGCGGATTTCCTGGTGCACTATATGGCTAAGCTGTGCGCGGAATTGCAGGGCAATCTCACCAGCATTGATGAGTCTGTATTAAGGGATTTCAGCCCTATACACTCTTAATATTAAATTTTTATGACAGTCTGTTAACTTTCATCTTCTTCCGCTACGTTGTTGTAAATCAAAAGGGAGTATGAAGATGACCGAGACCGTTAACTTAACCATTAAAATTGACCCGGCTCTGAAAGAGCACATCAAACAGTTAGCCGCCGATAACCAAATCTCCATGAGTCAGGAGATCGTTAACCGCCTGCAGGCCAGTTTACATGCGGTTGAGCAACCGGCCGTCGATAGTCTGAATACCGAAGAAGCGGTCGCTGAACAGCTCTCCGCGTCTGAACTGAAGCAGGTACGTGCACTGCTGAAGAAAGGCAAAAAGAAAAAATAAGCGATATAAAAAACCCGTCATTGACGGGTTTTTTTATCTTTGTACTCAAGCGGCATCGACGCGGAATTGCTGTGCCCGCTGGGCGAGGCGATCAGAGAGTTCACGCAATTGTGTAGCCGAATTGACCTGATGGGCGTTGAGCGCTTCGTTTTGCTGTAGCTGATTACTCATCTCCACCACTTCGTGCGCAATTTTACTGACGCGGTGACTTTGCGCGGTGCTATTTTGCTGCAACTCATCGAGTTGCGTTACGACTCCCGACACCGCGCCGCTGATTTGTGTAAACAACACTTCCAGCGCTTTCACTTTGTCAAAACCATCATTCACATGCTGCTGGGTGTGCTGAATTAAACCATCAATCTGACGCGTTGATTCACCACTCTTTTGCGACAGCAGTCCCATCTCTTTGGCGACGACGGAGAAACTGCGACCGTACGAACCGGCGTGGGCGGATTCAATCGCGGCATTCAACGACAGCAAACGGGTTTGCATCGACAGGCTATCCAGCATGCCGACAATTCCGGCGATATCACCCGAAGCTGTAACGATCTGCTGCATTTTGAGTTCCATATTGTCGACTTCCGTGGCGCAGTTGCGCATCAGGGCATCGGCTGACTGCGCCTCCTGTGTGGCCTGCTGCGAGAACTGCGCACCAATTTCGACCTCTTCAGACACGCGATGTAAACGCTGTGACAAATGGTGGAAGCTGGCATTCTGCGCCTGATGTTGTTGCATGACTTGTTCGTTATGCTGCTGCATATCTTCTGCACCGGCCGCCACGCTGACCGCAACAGTATTAATGTCACTGACAATCTGCTGCAGACCGAAGCGCATCGACTCGATCGACTGAAACAGCTGGCGCGTCTCCAGGCACTGGCGACGCGGCGTGTCATGGCTCGGTACCAGGTCACCTGTGGCAATCTGTTCCAGCTGTCGGTTGGCGCGTCGTAGCGGCAATAGCACGCCGCGCATCAGCAGGCTGGAGGCCAGCACCAGTAGCGCCATCAAAATGGCACTAACGATCAGCGACATATTGCGACTCTGCTTTAGCGTACTGAGGGTATTTTGATTCACGCTGCTCAACTGATGGTTGGCTTGTTCAATCTCGCTGAACCAGGCATCGTTAAACTGCTGCTGGAATGCCTGCATCGGCACCATAAAGAAGGCATTGATGTCATTGGCCGCTAACCCTTTCAACTGCTCTTGCAAACCTTCCGCTAACATTGCAAAGCCCTGAGCCAGCGGGCTGTCCGCTTTAGCATGGTAGGCGGTGAACAGTGCTTGGGCTTTTTTTAACGAATCATCAGAGGCGGCCGCCAGACTTTTCCAGCTATCGACTGAGCCGCTTTGCTGATCCTGCATTAAATAGATACCGGCACGGTGGCTGTTATCACTGGCGGTGAGCAACTCGATACGTGCTTTATCCAGCAGGGCCAATCTTTCCCGCAGTTGATTGGCTTGCTGGAGTGAAATTTGCGTCTGATTAACGTGATTACTGAGCAGCAGTACGCCCGCGAACTGCAGTAAACAAAACAGCACGATAAACAGCAAAAACTGGCTGCGCAGGCTGGTCAGCCAAAGCGGCATACGCCAGGTAAGACGAGTACGTAAACGCAGCGGTAACGAGATTACAGAAAGGAGTGACATCTAACGCCCCCAAAAATAAAAAGGAGTATTGGGAGCGGGCGTGACAGTTCGGTGACAGCGGACGCGATTCAGCGCAAAACAGCATAATGCGCGTCCCTAAAGGAAATTATGGCCCTGTGGCGCTAAGCGTTTTGGCTAAGATGCTGTTCGATAAGTGGCGAAAGTAGCTTTGCCACAGCAGCAAAAACCGGCACCACCACGGAGTTGCCAAATTGCTTATAAGCCTGGGTATCCGAGACCGGAATACGGAACTGGCTTTGCCCCGGCGCCTCAAAACCCATCAGTCGGGCGCATTCGCGCGGTGTTAACCGACGCGGACGCAGGGCCATATTGCTGGCGTGCTGGAAATCCGCTTCACCTTGCGCCTGATCCCAGCCGCGATCAATCAGGATTTCAGAACCGTCTTTGTAGTAGCGCGCTG is a window of Pantoea rwandensis DNA encoding:
- a CDS encoding phosphohydrolase, whose protein sequence is MSLTRWQQRYENWLQQNWLHDDKAHDIAHLRRVWMSATRIMQHSAADPMVVLTACYFHDVVNLPKNHPERHLASTYAAEETRRILQQDFPDFPQELLEGVAHAVQAHSFSARITPLTLEAKIVQDADRLESLGAIGLARVFYTAGALGRPLFDSEDPLGKERELDDVKWTLDHFQKKLLRLPETMQTEAGRLLAEHNADFLVHYMAKLCAELQGNLTSIDESVLRDFSPIHS
- a CDS encoding methyl-accepting chemotaxis protein; the protein is MSLLSVISLPLRLRTRLTWRMPLWLTSLRSQFLLFIVLFCLLQFAGVLLLSNHVNQTQISLQQANQLRERLALLDKARIELLTASDNSHRAGIYLMQDQQSGSVDSWKSLAAASDDSLKKAQALFTAYHAKADSPLAQGFAMLAEGLQEQLKGLAANDINAFFMVPMQAFQQQFNDAWFSEIEQANHQLSSVNQNTLSTLKQSRNMSLIVSAILMALLVLASSLLMRGVLLPLRRANRQLEQIATGDLVPSHDTPRRQCLETRQLFQSIESMRFGLQQIVSDINTVAVSVAAGAEDMQQHNEQVMQQHQAQNASFHHLSQRLHRVSEEVEIGAQFSQQATQEAQSADALMRNCATEVDNMELKMQQIVTASGDIAGIVGMLDSLSMQTRLLSLNAAIESAHAGSYGRSFSVVAKEMGLLSQKSGESTRQIDGLIQHTQQHVNDGFDKVKALEVLFTQISGAVSGVVTQLDELQQNSTAQSHRVSKIAHEVVEMSNQLQQNEALNAHQVNSATQLRELSDRLAQRAQQFRVDAA